The DNA region CTTCGGACTTTGTTTTGGACCCAAGCACCATACTTATGTGGCGCAGGACCTACACCAGCGAcagttctgaggaggaggagggaacgaCTGAGAGGAGCTCTTTGGCCGACCAGTTGATGGATACATTGGAAACCGACCAGAAAACCCTCGTGAGGCACCCTGAGGAGCCTGATGAcctctctttgtccacccccTCAGATCGCCGCTTGGGAGAGTCACCGGTGGACAAGGCAAATGGAAAAGATGGCACTCAGGTAAATGAACGATTAAGAAATGGTGGTAGAGGAGGGGGTGGGTAATGAAGCTAGGAACCGGGGGTTTgcgtacattaaaaaaaaaaccagcagctGGGGTACttactctgtttctttttctgaaaatctTTCAGGAGCTTGatgatgcctttctagaggccTTTAAGAACTTGCGCGTCAGCTGTTTTTACTGCTATCCGAGAGACAGATCTGAAGCCGAAAAtcacaaaatggaagaatgaaacagctcagactcccttatgGTAGCAGTTATGGCGTCCATTTTACAGGCGGCTGTAAAAGATCATGTTAAACCCGgcaattaataaaatgtatttaaatgtgtCAATATGAGCGTGTCCCCTTTCATACTTGTGGTAGTAAAAGACGGTACCAGTAACAGTCATGTCTACACCGACAGCtctattaaagaaaatatattacaatcCCAGGGAAGTTGGGAGCTTTGGCGGAGTGAACCCTCTTTTTCAAGTGGCCAGAAAGCAtagtaaaactttaaatagaagacaggtaacagcttggctttcagaCCAGGATGCTTACACTTTACACAAACCAGctcgaatacattttaaaagaaacaagactaTTGTTTCAGACGTGGATGCACAGTGGCAGGCAGATTTGGTGGATATGCATCAGTTCTCCAAACACAACAGTGGCtttaagtacatcttaacagtAATAGACATTTTATCCAAATATGCCTGGCCCTTATgcctaaaagacaagacaagTGGTGAGGTATCCAAGGCCTTTAAAGCTATTTTCAGCGAAGGTTgcgtgcctcaaaaattacaaaccgatcaggggaaagaatttttaaacaaacctttaagtGGACTGTTAAAGCGGCATGGGGTTCACCATTTTCTTACTAATAATGAAGTCAAAGCAGGGGTTGTGGAGcgatttaacagaactttaaaaactagGATGTGGAGATATTTTACAGCCCATAACACCTTTCGCTACATTGACGTCTTACCTGACTTTATAAAGAGTTATCACCAGAGCTTTCACAGAACTATACATACCAAACCCATTGATGTTAACCCTTCAAATTCTCTGAAGGTGTGGAAAACGGTTTACGgagacagttttaaaataaaacaggttgTTTCCCCTTTTAGAAAAGGCGATCACGTGAGACTATCTAAAACCAAAGGCGCTTTTGAAAAAGGTTATGAACAGACGTTTACCGATGAGATATTCATAGTGGATGAAGCCTTAACCAGGGGCCGAAGACCTGTATACCAATTAAAAGATTACGAAGGTGAGGCAGTTACTGGAACTTTTTACtctgaagaattacaaaaagtaaacccCAAACGAGACAGGATTTACAGGATTGAAAAAATTCTAGcggagaaaggaaaagggagaaaaaaacactTACTGGTAAAATGGTTGGGTTGGCCTGATAGGTTTAACAGCTGGGTGGAAGCTTCTCAACTCTGTGACATTTAGACACAaaccaaagagagaaaaaaaacaaaaaaccaattcctcctgcaaagacagatagaagaaaaaataataatgaacaaCGGCGGGTTTTACATCACTTTGCCCagcaatgccagctctgcagtttttccccaaaacacCATCTCGAACTTTACAATACGGCTAATTAAGCCCTTGGATCTCCTGGGTGCCTGGGAGGTGGGGTTAGTGGAAATACAATACACACACAGCTGGAATACTATCAATGAAGACACCCCTTTTGAAATTACCTTTGAAGATACGAAGTGGAATTTCATCCTACGACGAGGTTATTACTCGACCATACCCAAATTACTGGAGCATATGAACAGCACCATGGCTCGTCACCAAGGACCGCCTGAGATGGTCATGAACTACGACCCTGTAGGTAGAAAAGTGAGACTTAAATCTACCAATTTTAACTATGGGTTTTCTACTGGCGGGGAACTAGCTAACATTTTGGGTTTGGGCCCAAAACGCAACGTCCAAAAATTTCCCTTCTCGGCAGACATTACAGGGGGTTTTAACTCCTTGTATCTGTACACGGATATTGTAGAACACCAGTTTGTGGGGGACTTTTCTGTTCCCCTGTTATGCTGCGTCCCTGTCCaaggaaggaacaatgagtttGTTACCATCACCTATGATAAACCTCATTACGTTCCTGTTAGTAAACACCACATCGACACCATTACCATTGAAATAAAGACAGATCAGAACAGACATGTCTCATTTCGCTTCGGCAAGGTGACCATCAAGCTGCATTTGCGACCGCGGAGAGAGCGAGGtttctaaaaagcaaaaaaacccactatTATGGCGATCCTAAAAAATTATGGCGACCCCACCATCTGCAGGAACTATtacaaagcccaggctggataCGCCCTTCCTGGATATCATGGGGCCCCCGTGATGTAcggggctggtgtgggtggaATATTTTGTAGCCTCTTTCGAAAAGCTGTACCGCTTTTGAGGAGGGGGCTAGAGATTATTAAGCCCCACGTAAAAACCGCCACTCAAAACATAGCTAAAGATGTGGTAGGTCATGTCTCCCGTGCTGTTCTGGAGAAGGTGGGGAATACAGCTTCACAGGAAGGATCGGGGCTGATGTACattaaaaggaggaagaaaagaaagagaaatatgtCATACCCGCGACGCacaggtcccccaaaaccttttaaAAGAAGGGCTTTGACACGCAGGGCCGGCCATAAACGAAAGTCCAAGAAGCAGCCTAGGCAAAAGAGGAGACGTGCTCTGCCTGGTAAAAGAGACATATTTTaatcaatatggcttttgttCATTGCGGGTCTGAAGAGTGCACCAAATCCGAACTAGACTTGTTTCAAATAGCCCCTACGCAGACCAGCATCGAGAAAAGCATTTACATTGAGGTGCCACCTCTATCGGCCGTTACGGAGTCTGCCCCCATTGACTTTTTTATAGCAGGGAATGGCATAGATTATATGGATTTAAACAACACGCTGCTTTACCTGTGTTGCAAGATTGTAAAAGGAGACGGAACTGAACTTGCTGCGGACGCCGAAGTGGGCCTGGTGAATTACCCCGTGGCTTCTATTTTCAGTCAGTTGGATGTTACGCTGGGAGACCGCCTTGTAAGCCAAAGCAACAACTGTTACCCTTACAGGGCCTTTATAGAATCAGTGCTCAATTACAGCGATGACACCCTCGCCACGCAATTTTCTGCCGGCCTGTTTTACAAAGACACTGCTGGACAACATGAAAAAACAGAGTTGGATGGAGAGAATCTAGGGTTTGTGAAGCGTGCAAAGCTGACGGCCCAGAGCCGAACGGTAGAGCTGCTGGGCCATCTACATAGTGAcctgttttttcaagaaaaacttttgTTAAACGGAGTGGATGTGAAAATTAAACTGACATGCAGTAAAGACGCCTTCTGTTTAATGGGCAGTGCGGCTGAAGGCTTTAAACTGCGCATTGTATCAGCGTCCCTTTTTGTGAAGAAAGTACGGGTGGCCCCGGGTGTCCGTTTGGGGCATGCGGAGGCCCTGCTTGCCGCTAATGCTAAATACCCCGTGGACCGTGTGGGAATGAAAGTGTTTAGCATCCCTGCAGGCAGCAAGGTCAGTAACCAGGAAAacctgttcttgggacagttaccCAAAATGCTTGTCCTAGGATTTGTGGATAACGATGCCTTTAGCGGCAGTTACACTAAAAAtccctttcattttaaacattacgATATTAATTTTGTGGCCCTgtatgtggatggtgaacaggtaCCGACCAAGCCTCTGCAACTGGATTTCGAGGCAGGACGCTGCGTGAGAGAATACATGAATCTGGTACAGACAGCTGGTAAACACATGAAAGATCGTTCTCTGTTAATCGACCGTGAGGAGTTTGCACAGGGTTACACCTTGTTTGCCTTTGACCTGTCTCCCGACCAGGAATGCGCAGATCACTATTCCCTGATTAAAACTGGGAACCTGGGAGCAGAAATACGGTTTGGAAAGGCTTTAACGGTTACCGTCAATATGATTGTGTATGGAGTTTTTGACAATGTCATAGAAATAAATCAGAGAAGAAACGTTCTGTTTGACTACATGTGAACATGGACACCATGCAGCTCTCACGTGTCTTATCAACGGATCCTTACACGAAAAAGAATTTTTTAGATGTGTTCCCTTGTGATTGGCTCCCTGGAAGCAAGCCGTAGGTTTGGTGGTGAACacgcatccacacaaccaaccggGTGAACACTGGCTCGCCCTGTATCTGGCGGAGCATAACCATGGAGAGTTTTTTGACTCATATGGCCAACCCCCGAACAGCGTGTTGTTTCCTAAAAGCATtatgaaatttttaaacaaaaatgccacAGACATGGTGTTTCACAATAGACAATTACAAGACCCCCGCTCCGTCGCCTGTGGCTATCACTGCCTGGTTTTTTTACATCATCGTAGCAAGGGTTTATCTTTTGACcggattttaaaattgtattctgaTGACTTAGTGCAAAATGACCGGATGGTGataaattttgtaaaaaataaatttaaatttttggTCATGCCTAGCCTTGctcaaaacatgtttcaacaaGCCCAGACATGTGTATCTTGTAATGATTTTTATAGCCATGTTACCCAATAAAGCACCCCAGGTTAGGGGTTTAAAGAAattgatgtttgtttgtttttttaaaatgaccaattgaaaaaattacacagatttttaaaaaaaaaatctagaaatgttttatttaaagcaaaacattacaagttttaaaatttttagaatGTGAAAAACGTTACACACTGAGCCATTGGGCTCTTTtagccaatctttttttttttttaatagggcaAAAAAAGGGGTCACGGATTCCTGATCCACCCCGGTGTCAGCAGTCGAGGCCTTGAGGCATTCCAAAAGGTCTCTGTTGGCTGCATTGCCCGTGACAGA from Gopherus evgoodei ecotype Sinaloan lineage chromosome 2, rGopEvg1_v1.p, whole genome shotgun sequence includes:
- the LOC115647287 gene encoding uncharacterized protein F54H12.2-like, which codes for MAFVHCGSEECTKSELDLFQIAPTQTSIEKSIYIEVPPLSAVTESAPIDFFIAGNGIDYMDLNNTLLYLCCKIVKGDGTELAADAEVGLVNYPVASIFSQLDVTLGDRLVSQSNNCYPYRAFIESVLNYSDDTLATQFSAGLFYKDTAGQHEKTELDGENLGFVKRAKLTAQSRTVELLGHLHSDLFFQEKLLLNGVDVKIKLTCSKDAFCLMGSAAEGFKLRIVSASLFVKKVRVAPGVRLGHAEALLAANAKYPVDRVGMKVFSIPAGSKVSNQENLFLGQLPKMLVLGFVDNDAFSGSYTKNPFHFKHYDINFVALYVDGEQVPTKPLQLDFEAGRCVREYMNLVQTAGKHMKDRSLLIDREEFAQGYTLFAFDLSPDQECADHYSLIKTGNLGAEIRFGKALTVTVNMIVYGVFDNVIEINQRRNVLFDYM